In one window of Duganella dendranthematis DNA:
- a CDS encoding sirohydrochlorin chelatase yields MNQVSKDTILIVGHGSREDSGNQEIREFTEQWRARRPDWRIELCFIEFAPPEMNAALLSAARSSRRVLVVPLILNAAGHVKMEIPEAIEQARLACPQTEILLAPHLTACDPILAILKRRLRKAMNALDMPDPTTTGVVVLGRGSSDRGANGEMAKMARWLLEEGDHELVDLAFTGITWPRLEKVVQRHVLLGMRQIVVLPYYLYTGTLMQRIHRQVEHLRGQYPQVRFACSEHFGFEKEIFELMDQRVEDLRAGVPDSRLPCDGCTYRVIAHDLGHGHSHAHTHDHAPHDHASGQEHAHEDHAHAHGDHAHDHDHDHAHHDHAHDHDHGHDHPHAKPESHPA; encoded by the coding sequence ATGAACCAAGTTTCCAAGGACACGATCCTGATTGTCGGCCACGGTTCCCGCGAGGACTCCGGTAACCAGGAGATTCGTGAATTCACGGAGCAGTGGCGCGCGCGGCGTCCGGATTGGCGCATTGAGTTGTGCTTCATCGAGTTTGCGCCGCCGGAGATGAATGCCGCCTTGCTGAGCGCCGCGCGCAGTTCGCGCCGCGTGCTGGTGGTGCCGCTGATCCTGAACGCGGCCGGTCACGTGAAGATGGAGATTCCGGAAGCGATCGAGCAGGCGCGCCTGGCTTGCCCGCAAACCGAGATTCTGCTGGCGCCGCACCTGACCGCGTGCGATCCGATCCTGGCGATCCTCAAGCGCCGTCTGCGCAAGGCCATGAACGCGCTGGACATGCCGGATCCAACCACCACCGGCGTGGTGGTGCTGGGCCGTGGCTCGTCCGACCGTGGCGCCAATGGCGAAATGGCCAAGATGGCGCGCTGGTTGCTGGAAGAAGGCGATCATGAACTGGTTGACCTGGCGTTCACCGGCATTACCTGGCCGCGCCTGGAGAAGGTGGTGCAGCGCCACGTGCTGCTGGGTATGCGCCAGATTGTGGTGCTGCCGTATTACCTGTACACCGGCACGCTGATGCAGCGCATTCACCGTCAGGTGGAACATCTGCGCGGGCAGTATCCGCAGGTGCGCTTTGCTTGCAGTGAGCATTTCGGCTTTGAGAAAGAGATCTTTGAGTTGATGGACCAGCGAGTGGAAGATCTGCGCGCCGGCGTGCCGGATAGCCGCCTGCCTTGCGATGGTTGTACCTACCGCGTCATCGCCCATGACCTGGGTCACGGCCACTCGCACGCGCATACGCACGATCATGCACCGCATGACCACGCGTCAGGCCAGGAGCACGCACACGAGGATCACGCCCATGCACACGGCGACCACGCGCATGACCACGACCACGATCATGCGCATCATGACCATGCACATGACCATGATCATGGCCACGATCACCCACACGCCAAGCCTGAAAGCCATCCAGCATGA